A region of Necator americanus strain Aroian chromosome I, whole genome shotgun sequence DNA encodes the following proteins:
- a CDS encoding hypothetical protein (NECATOR_CHRI.G1569.T1): MPHKVGVLDVTSPEFDVDAYFSSQLKEKTLDELVREEEEMVSSVRRLDSDVHQLVYENYNKFLTATSTVRKIQDEFNLLDSEMESLSTNMKNISGLIGELSGVLGGGREGLAQLGSSYKVVKSLQSIFELPSILQASFDEGRYSDVVRLYLLAQKGLAKYSDMKNMAQIQQKADHILVETEKQLLKLIDRSTEDVEGVAEAIGLLMKLGKSPEEVQSRLLKSSEISLQNDLKQLQSNPADVLDLVDKGCESFIPNLTLLANLHERLFPACSGNLLKMLEGQLKNFHEIVSNLFLASSDPKDCSIVVRALDRYFRKMSTCRQVVQGLDCSTCTISLIREVSKHEVLISRKYISEEMKIVMQEIRQSLMSKDVDLSALAAKLEQSFVFQVKTALANLLLFIASDVTFSTLPPAEFQAEFAHSVHEEIVIGAFKDVTAVAETYGSSEGETRYANPLMMLLLAFTLHHLANKSSQYLLSLCREQFSLTTSKTTAGLTSASEVTALLKACSQALLRRFTKFRGLEFGEALVKGCEGLHQPAASPVGVRSAVRRAVEEIIECDAMLSRLLGGEAGRKESRHRRPVPTPSAPDSSRDSLWCERIDFNQQLHFNRASIIGAIVKVILKSFIESIRLQTYGKFAVEQIQVDCYYLQRGVSPLVADEVVVNSMVDQALSSALKRCVAPELVHPSRLRQICDEKPE; encoded by the exons ATGCCTCACAAAGTTGGCGTTTTGGACGTAACGTCGCCAGAATTTGATGTGGACGCATATTTTAGTTCACAACTCAAGGAGAAGACTCTAGATGAATTGGTTAGAGAAGAGGAGGAGATGGTGTCTTCA GTGCGTCGCTTGGACTCCGATGTTCATCAACTCGTTTACGAGAATTATAACAAGTTCCTGACTGCCACAAGTACTGTAAGAAAGATTCAGGATGAGTTCAACTTGCTGGATAGC gaaatggaGTCTTTGAGCACCAACATGAAGAATATATCGGGGTTAATAGGCGAACTTAGTGGTGTGCTCGGCGGAGGACGGGAAGGTCTAGCTCAGCTGGGAAGTTCGTACAAAGTGGTCAAAAGCTTGCAGTCCATTTTTGAACTGCCGAGTATTTTACAG GCTTCGTTTGACGAGGGAAGGTATAGCGATGTTGTGAGGCTGTACCTTCTTGCTCAGAAAGGCCTCGCCAAATATTCTGACATGAAAAACATGGCTCAGATTCAGCAGAAAGCAGACCACATCCTAGTGGAAACGGAAAAGCAG CTGCTGAAGTTGATCGATCGTTCCACTGAGGACGTGGAAGGTGTAGCTGAAGCAATTGGACTTCTTATGAAACTTGGGAAGTCACCAGAAGAG GTTCAGTCACGACTTTTGAAATCTTCGGAGATCTCCTTACAAAATGATTTGAAACAGCTGCAAAGTAACCCAGCAGACGTATTGGATCTCGTGGACAA AGGTTGTGAATCGTTTATACCAAATTTGACGCTTCTCGCTAATTTACACGAGCGGCTGTTTCCTGCTTGCTCCGGAAATCTCTTGAAAATGTTAGAA gGACAACTTAAGAATTTTCATGAGATTGTCTCAAATCTCTTTCTTGCCTCCTCTGATCCAAAGGACTGCTCCATAGTTGTACGCGCTTTGGACcgatatttcagaaaaatgtccACTTGCAGGCAAGTGGTGCAAG GTCTAGATTGTTCCACATGTACAATATCTCTTATCCGTGAAGTGTCAAAGCATGAGGTCCTTATCTCTAGAAAATATATCTCGGAGGAAATGAAGATCGTGATGCAAGAG ATCCGTCAGTCACTCATGTCGAAAGATGTCGACTTATCCGCTCTTGCAGCAAAACTTGAacaatcttttgtttttcaagtaAAG ACAGCTCTGGCTAACTTGTTGCTCTTCATCGCTAGTGACGTAACATTTTCAACCCTGCCCCCAGCTGAATTCCAAGCAGAATTTGCGCACAGTGTGCATGAAGAAATTGTGATTGGAGCATTTAAGGATGTAACTGCAGTGGCAGAAACGTACG gTTCGTCCGAAGGCGAAACTCGCTATGCTAATCCTTTAATGATGCTGCTTTTGGCATTTACTCTCCATCATCTTGCAAACAAGTCGTCACAATATCTATTAAGCCTTTGCCGGGAACAATTTTCTCTCACGACATCGAAAACCACTGCGGGTTTGACAA GTGCATCCGAAGTCACGGCATTGCTTAAAGCATGTTCACAAGCACTTTTGCGACGGTTTACAAAATTCCGCGGTCTTGAATTTGGTGAAGCTCTCGTGAAAGGATGTGAAGGTTTGCATCAGCCGGCTGCTTCTCCTGTTGGAGTAAG ATCTGCTGTGCGACGAGCAGTTGAAGAAATTATCGAATGCGATGCTATGCTTTCTCGTCTTCTCGGCGGTGAAGCTGGCCGAAAAGAAAGTCGCCATCGCAGACCTGTGCCAACTCCTTCGGCACCTGACTCATCCAGAGATTCATTGTGGTGCGAACGAATCGATTTCAACCAGCAGCTGCAC TTTAACAGGGCGTCCATTATTGGTGCTATTGTAAAAGTAATACTGAAATCGTTTATTGAATCGATTAGGCTACAAACATATGGGAAGTTTGCGGTCGAACAAATTCAG GTGGATTGTTACTATCTACAGCGAGGCGTTTCGCCTTTAGTAGCGGATGAGGTAGTCGTGAATTCCATGGTGGATCAAGCTCTGTCGTCTGCGCTCAAGAGATGCGTAGCTCCTGAGCTAGTGCATCCCAGTAGGCTAAGGCAAATCTGCGACGAAAAGCCTGAATAA